In one window of Syngnathus typhle isolate RoL2023-S1 ecotype Sweden linkage group LG7, RoL_Styp_1.0, whole genome shotgun sequence DNA:
- the rsl24d1 gene encoding probable ribosome biogenesis protein RLP24, with protein MRIEKCYFCSGPVYPGHGVMFVRNDCKTFRFCKSKCHRNFKKKRNPRKTRWTKAFRKATGKELTVDNCLEFEKRRNTPVKYNREIWDKTVEAIKKVEEIKRKRQARYIMNRLKKGKELEKEEVIKEVKKNIHLIKAPHAGKPKQMEEKMMQKLQEDVEMGEEDI; from the exons ATGCGCATCGAAAAGTGTTATTTCTGCTCGGGTCCGGTGTACCCAGGACATGGAGTTATGTTTGTACGGAATGACTGCAAG ACCTTTAGATTCTGCAAATCAAAATGCCACAGGAATTTCAAGAAGAAGCGTAACCCCAGAAAGACCAGATGGACCAAAGCATTCCGTAAGGCAACTGGAAAGGAATTGACAGTG gaTAACTGTTtggagtttgagaaacgcagaAATACTCCTGTTAAATATAACCGGGAGATATGGGATAAGACAG TGGAAGCAATAAAGAAGGTGGAAGAAATAAAACGAAAACGGCAGGCCAGATACATCATGAACAG ATTAAAGAAGGGCAAAGAATTGGAAAAGGAAGAGGTCATCAAGGAAGTGAAGAAGAATATTCACCTCATCAAAGCTCCACACGCAG gaAAACCCAAACAAATGGAGGAGAAAATGATGCAGAAATTACAAGAGGATGTGGAGATGGGAGAAGAGGACATTTAA
- the LOC133157402 gene encoding cAMP-regulated phosphoprotein 19-like, with protein MSTMSDEAEGTKSLEEQEMDDTVVSPEKAEAKLKARYGSLGAKPGGSDFLRKRLQKGPKYFDSGDYNMAQDKMKKKQLPSALTEKSEITGGHIPTPQDLPQRKSTIVTSKLAS; from the exons ATGAGCACAATGTCCGACGAGGCCGAAGGAACGAAATCATTGGAAGAACAG GAAATGGATGATACAGTTGTTAGTCCAGAGAAAGCAGAGGCCAAATTGAAAGCCAGGTACGGCAGTCTTGGAGCCAAACCCGGAGGATCGGATTTCCTGCGAAAAAGACTTCAGAAAGGG CCCAAGTATTTTGATTCTGGAGACTACAACATGGCCCaggacaaaatgaagaaaaagcagTTGCCTTCAGCTCTGACGGAGAAGTCCGAGATCACCGGCGGTCACATCCCGACGCCTCAGGACCTGCCTCAGAGGAAGAGCACCATAGTGACAAGCAAACTGGCTAGCTGA
- the LOC133157395 gene encoding unconventional myosin-Va-like, with translation MAGPELYTKHARVWLPDAVEVWKSAKLLKDYAPGNQTLFLLLDDGTEVEYKIDVRTNNLPPLRNPNILVGENDLTALSYLNEPAVLHNIKVRFIDSKLIYTYCGIVLVAVNPYESLPIYEADIIHAYRGQDMADMDPHIFAVAEEAYKQMASDQQNQSIIVSGESGAGKTVSAKYAMRYFATVSGSSGEADIEERVLASNPIMEALGNAKTTRNDNSSRFGKYIEIGFDKKQRIIGAHMRTYLLEKSRVVFQAYGERNYHIFYQLCASSHLPEFKNFKLGDADDFHYTNQGHNPVIDGVDDVNDLCDTRRAFSLLGIGESHQMEIYQILAAILHLSNVEVIDHSGDRSSISTNDFHLLVFCELMDVPRDEMANWLCHRKLQTTTETYVKGLSKSNAVNGRDALAKHIYARLFSWVVGCINNVLKSAIKQHSFIGVLDIYGFETFDTNSFEQFCINYANEKLQQQFNLHVFKLEQEEYMKEEIPWTLIDFYDNQPCINLIEAKLGILDLLDEECKMPKGSDGTWCQKMYNNLLKQNAHFEKPRLSNSAFIVHHFADQVEYQCDGFLEKNKDTVNEEQICVLQKSKFEFLLKLFVGNDKATSSTNRPASSRTRSGQSQRGNKKTVGLQFRQSLHLLMDTLNATTPHYVRCIKPNDQKVPFSLDPLRAVQQLRACGILETIRISAAGFPSKWTYQEFFCRYRVLMKQKDVLPDVKQMCQNLLRTLIQDENLYQFGKNKIFFRAGQVAYFEKLRSERLRRACVSIQKTIRCWLARKKYLRMKQSAVTVQRYVRGHQARRYVRFLRRTKAAVAIQRNVRMWAARRRYQKLRSASIAIQCFFRAYAARKMYYKILYEEKALVIQKWVKGWLARQRYRRARAHIILLQCCVRRILAKRELKKLKVEARSVEHLKNLNVGMENKIMQLQHKLDEQHKDVRELSERLNAAAKIQDMERERHCKQIESLQRSEQKAKAKTERLPSLMEQLSFLQRELENTRGEKEVLEEQNNVYKEQTQQVVEGLNMKNGLLNDEKENLNQVILEQKQQLTEVKSQVENTEKLQEELAEGRARYQSLLSEHLHLRELHKDLKEELQRRLDETPSNVDLPLILKLQRRVRELERDKQSLQRHLDEKEAQEEEPKDVEEELTVGRAELDLESLKRQELESENKKLKQDLSELRKSLTSENSEMLPPPVGSTTYNVLLEQLDSSNEELKLRKEEVLLLQSHIVRQEAMKYKDSALGEGVNLNLSEVPLFQDTDRPTDIHTLNEDGELWLAYEGLKETNRVLESQMQKLERQHGERYEKLLEEVKTLKQEKEQQQKLLAQTLLLPEDARIEAGLELEITRLTLENLELMEQQDKQDKTIVNLKKDLQLYKRRVEEFQAQQRKASISTNSPAEAVSIPRKEREYQGMLEYKEGEEGRLVKSLVLDLKVRGVAVNFLPGLPAYIIFMCLRYADRVNDDQRVSTLLKSVLCSVKGVIKRRGKDFDVSSFWLSNMSRLLNCLKQYSGDDTFKKHNTAKQNEHCLTNFELTEYQNVFADLAVQIYRRLIESMEDTLQPLIVSSMLEHETIQGVLGSKPTGLRKKSSGSPEDDSVTVEVLLQQLGLWHTTMIKHGMDSGLIKQVVRQQFYMICAVTLNHLLLRKDMCSWSKGLQIRYNVWQLEEWLAERELADCGAKEMLEPLVQAAQLLQVNKKTEADAQAICNMCTGLTTAQIVKVLTLYTPVIEFEERVTTTFIATIRDILKDREESSTLMMDAKKVFSVTLSFSPSTVALETIQIPISLKLDFINRI, from the exons ATGGCAGGTCCGGAGCTTTACACCAAG CATGCCCGTGTATGGCTCCCGGATGCCGTGGAAGTGTGGAAATCAGCAAAGCTACTCAAAGATTATGCTCCTGGCAACCAGACGTTATTTCTCCTGCTAGATGATGGCACT GAGGTGGAATATAAAATAGACGTCCGAACAAACAACCTTCCACCACTGAGGAACCCCAACATCCTAGTGGGGGAAAATGACCTCACGGCTCTCAGTTACCTCAATGAACCGGCCGTCTTACATAATATCAAAGTGCGCTTCATCGACTCCAAGTTGATCTACACGTACTGTG GCATTGTTCTTGTTGCCGTCAATCCATATGAGAGTCTGCCCATCTATGAAGCTGACATCATCCACGCCTACCGTGGGCAAGACATGGCCGACATGGACCCCCATATATTTGCAGTGGCCGAGGAAGCGTATAAGCAGATGGCCAG CGATCAACAGAACCAGTCCATAATAGTGAGTGGTGAGTCAGGAGCAGGCAAAACCGTCTCTGCTAAGTATGCCATGCGTTACTTTGCTACGGTCAGCGGCTCCTCCGGTGAGGCGGATATCGAGGAGAGAGTGTTGGCCTCCAATCCCATCATGGAG GCTCTTGGGAACGCCAAAACGACGAGGAATGACAACAGTAGTCGCTTTGGGAAGTACATCGAGATCGGGTTTGATAAAAAGCAACGCATCATTGGGGCTCACATGAGGACGTATTTACTGGAAAAATCAAGAGTTGTTTTTCAG GCTTATGGAGAAAGGAACTATCATATATTTTATCAACTTTGTGCCTCCTCACATTTACCAGAATTTAAAAACTTCAAATTAG GTGATGCCGATGATTTCCACTACACTAACCAGGGTCACAATCCAGTCATTGATGGAGTGGATGATGTCAACGATTTGTGCGACACAAGGAGAGCTTTTTCACTATTAG GAATCGGTGAAAGCCATCAGATGGAAATTTACCAGATTCTGGCAGCTATTCTTCATCTCAGCAATGTGGAGGTGATCGACCATTCAGGGGACAGAAGCAGCATTTCG ACAAACGATTTCCACTTGCTGGTGTTCTGCGAGTTGATGGACGTGCCCCGTGATGAAATGGCCAACTGGCTCTGCCACAGAAAACTCCAAACAACCACGGAAACGTACGTCAAGGGCCTCTCCAAGAGCAATGCGGTCAACGGCCGAGACGCCCTCGCCAAGCACATTTATGCTCGACTCTTCAGCTGGGTTGTTGGCTGTATCAATAATGTGCTCAAATCGGCAATTAAGCAACACTCGTTCATTGGCGTTCTGGACATTTATGG gtTTGAAACATTTGACACCAATAGCTTTGAACAATTTTGTATCAACTATGCCAATGAGAAGCTCCAGCAGCAATTCAACCTG CATGTCTTCAAACTGGAGCAAGAAGAGTACATGAAAGAAGAGATTCCATGGACATTGATTGATTTCTATGACAACCAGCCATGCATCAATCTCATCGAGGCAAAATTGGGTATCCTGGACCTTCTGGATGAGGAGTGCAAA ATGCCGAAAGGTTCTGACGGTACCTGGTGTCAGAAAATGTACAACAACCTGTTGAAGCAGAACGCTCACTTTGAAAAACCGAGGCTGTCAAACAGTGCCTTCATCGTCCACCACTTTGCAGATCAG GTGGAATACCAGTGTGATGGTTTCTTGGAGAAAAACAAGGACACAGTCAATGAGGAGCAAATATGCGTGTTGCAAAAGAGTAAG TTTGAATTTTTGCTGAAGCTGTTTGTGGGAAATGACAAGGCAACGAGTTCCACCAACAGACCCGCTAGCAGCAGAACGAGATCGGGTCAGTCGCAGAGAGGTAACAAGAAGACTGTTGGACTGCAG TTTCGACAGTCTCTCCATTTGCTGATGGATACTCTTAATGCAACGACTCCTCACTACGTACGCTGCATTAAACCAAACGACCAAAAAGTGCCGTTCAG CTTGGACCCGTTGAGGGCAGTGCAGCAACTGCGAGCATGCGGCATCCTGGAAACGATCCGAATCTCGGCAGCTGGATTCCCATCCAA ATGGACCTATCAGGAATTCTTCTGTCGTTACCgggtccttatgaagcagaagGATGTGCTTCCTGATGTAAAACAGATGTGCCAAAATCTGCTCAGAACGCTTATCCAG GACGAGAACCTGTATCAGTTTGGTAAAAACAAGATCTTCTTCAGAGCCGGCCAGGTGGCCTACTTTGAAAAATTACGTTCCGAGCGGCTCCGAAGGGCTTGCGTCAGCATCCAGAAGACCATCCGCTGTTGGCTGGCCCGTAAAAAATACCTGAGGATGAAGCAGTCTGCCGTCACCGTTCAAAGATATGTGCGGGGTCACCAGGCACGCCG TTATGTTCGTTTTCTGCGGAGAACAAAAGCAGCCGTCGCCATTCAACGTAATGTTCGAATGTGGGCGGCCAGAAGACGCTACCAAAAGCTCCGATCTGCATCTATTGCCATTCAATGTTTCTTCAGGGCGTATGCAGCCAGAAAGATGTACTATAAG ATCTTGTATGAGGAAAAAGCTTTGGTCATCCAAAAGTGGGTAAAAGGTTGGTTGGCCAGGCAACGTTATCGACGTGCCCGGGCACACATCATCCTACTGCAGTGCTGCGTACGTCGTATACTGGCCAAACGGGAATTAAAGAAGCTGAAAGTTGAGGCGCGCTCTGTGGAGCATCTCAAGAATCTCAATGTTGGCATGGAGAATAAAATTATGCAGTTGCAACACAAGCTAGACGAGCAG CACAAAGACGTCAGGGAGCTCAGCGAGAGGCTGAATGCTGCGGCCAAGATCCAAGATATGGAGAGAGAGCGACACTGCAAACAGATAGAAAGTCTTCAGAGGTCCGAGCAGAAGGCCAAAGCCAAGACGGAAAGGCTCCCTTCACTTATGGAGCAGCTCTCCTTTCTTCAGCGGGAGCTGGAGAACACCCGTGGTGAAAAAGAAGTCTTGGAAGAGCAGAACAACGTCTACAAGGAGCAGACACAACAG GTGGTAGAGGGGCTAAACATGAAGAATGGCTTGCTGAATGATGAAAAGGAAAATCTTAACCAGGTCATCCTGGAACAAAAACAACAGTTAACAg AGGTTAAAAGCCAAGTGGAAAACACTGAAAAACTACAGGAAGAGTTAGCGGAAGGGCGCGCCCGGTACCAAAGCCTACTGAGTGAACACCTGCACCTACGTGAGCTGCATAAAGACCTGAAGGAGGAACTGCAACGTAGGCTG GATGAGACCCCCTCCAATGTCGACCTGCCGCTCATTCTCAAGCTCCAGAGAAGAGTGAGAGAACTTGAGCGGGACAAACAATCGCTACAGCGCCACTTAGATGAGAAGGAAGCCCAAGAGGAGGAACCCAAG GATGTGGAGGAGGAGCTCACTGTTGGTAGAGCAGAATTGGATTTGGAATCGCTTAAG CGCCAAGAGCTAGAGTCTGAGAATAAGAAGTTGAAGCAGGACTTGAGTGAACTGCGCAAGTCTTTAACCAGCGAGAACAGCGAAATGCTACCCCCTCCTGTCGGCTCCACGACATACAACGTGCTGCTGGAGCAACTCGACTCTTCCAACGAGGAGTTGAAATTGCGAAAAGAGGAAGTGCTTCTTCTCCAGTCACACATAGTCCGCCAAGAGGCTATGAAATACAAG gaCTCTGCACTCGGAGAGGGTGTGAATTTAAACCTTAGTGAGGTTCCTTTATTCCAAGATACTGACAG GCCCACTGACATCCATACATTGAATGAGGACGGAGAGCTGTGGTTGGCTTACGAGGGCTTAAAGGAGACCAAcag GGTTCTGGAGTCCCAAATGCAGAAGCTGGAAAGGCAGCACGGTGAGAGGTATGAGAAACTGTTGGAGGAGGTGAAGACGCTCAAGCAAGAAaaagagcagcagcagaagctgtTGGCTCAAACTTTGCTGCTCCCTGAAGATGCTCGTATTGAAGCGGGCCTGGAGCTTGAAATTACTCGGCTCACGCTGGAAAATCTG GAGCTAATGGAGCAACAGGACAAACAAGACAAGACTATTGTCAATCTGAAAAAAGACCTTCAGCTGTACAAGAGGAGAGTAGAAGAGTTTCAAG CTCAACAAAGGAAAGCATCCATTTCGACGAATTCTCCTGCCGAAGCAGTGAGCATACCTCGCAAGGAGAGAGAGTACCAGGGAATGTTGGAGTACAAAGAGGGTGAAGAGGGCCGCCTCGTTAAAAGTCTGGTTTTAG ACCTGAAGGTCCGTGGCGTCGCTGTCAACTTCCTTCCTGGCCTTCCTGCTTATATCATCTTCATGTGTCTGCGATACGCTGACAGAGTTAACGATGATCAGCGAGTCAGCACGTTGCTCAAGTCTGTGCTCTGCAGCGTCAAAGGAGTCATTAAG CGAAGAGGAAAAGATTTTGACGTCTCGTCTTTCTGGTTATCCAACATGAGTCGACTACTTAACTGTCTGAAGCAATATAGTGGAGATGAT ACGTTTAAGAAGCACAACACAGCGAAACAGAACGAGCATTGCCTGACCAACTTTGAGCTGACAGAGTATCAGAATGTTTTTGCCGACCTCGCCGTTCAAATTTACCGTCGGCTTATTGAAAGCATGGAAGACACCCTGCAGCCCCTCATAG TTTCTAGCATGTTGGAGCACGAGACAATCCAGGGGGTTCTGGGCTCCAAACCGACAGGTCTGAGGAAAAAGAGCTCAGGTTCCCCAGAGGATGACTCGGTTACGGTGGAAGTCCTCCTGCAGCAACTTGGGCTCTGGCACACCACCATGATCAAGCATGGGATGGACTCTGGCCTCATTAAACAAGTGGTCCGGCAGCAATTCTACATGATATGTGCCGTCACTCTGAACCACCTGCTGCTCAGGAAGGACATGTGCTCATGGAGCAAAGGGCTTCAGATCAG GTACAATGTGTGGCAGTTGGAGGAGTGGCTGGCGGAGAGGGAGCTGGCCGACTGCGGTGCCAAAGAAATGTTGGAGCCTCTCGTACAGGCCGCACAGCTGCTGCAGGTCAACAAGAAGACTGAGGCAGACGCTCAGGCAATCTGCAACATGTGCACGGGCCTCACCACCGCACAG ATTGTTAAAGTGTTGACGCTCTACACGCCAGTGATTGAGTTTGAAGAGCGCGTGACAACCACATTCATCGCAACCATCAGA GACATCTTGAAAGATAGAGAGGAATCGTCCACACTGATGATGGATGCCAAGAAAGTCTTTTCTGTAACACTTTCCTTCTCGCCCTCCACTGTGGCGCTGGAGACCATTCAGATCCCTATTAGCTTAAAACTGGACTTCATCAACCGCATCTAA